The sequence tactaataatatgcatatcttagcttctgggactgagtagcaggcagtttactctgggcaccttatttatccaagctactcaatactgcccccatccATAACAAGTtttaaggtctacacgtgttgtatttgacgcatgtgacaaataaagtgtgatttgatttgatcttccttcacaacagcccTGCGCTGCTCCGCATAGTATAAGAAGTATACATGCCCTGACTTCTGTAGAGGCCATATCACGGTAAATGCTTGACAGCCAAGGCAGACATCAGATTGAACATGTAGCGCCTTTGATGGTTTGGCACTGCGGTTGTGGCGGAGGGATTTCATGACCTGGCGCTGGTTATGTGCCTGCTAGCTAAATAATGTGAGGCAAGAACACACCAACTAAAACACTGTCCCTCGTGTAAGTTATAAGAGAAGTCGACGCTTTAGGTGTAATTATTGCGTTAATGTATTGTTACTATAATGTCACACAACGTATCAGACTTGTTTGCAGCTATCCAATACAACtagataacgttagctaactagagAGCACCGTGTTCGCTAGCTCGGTTGGAAAATGTGGTTGGCTTTCTTAATTTCAGTTCACTTATTTGAAAAATTGTTAAATATCACACATACTTGTATTGTGTATTAAAAAGCGTCCTTCTCTACTTGAAAATATGGTTTTGATGGGTTTGTcgagctagctaaagttaacaaGCCTAACACCAGATGTAACGTTATAGCATGTATTTCCCAACATGATTCCAATTAACCTCAGTCACAGAAGCTATCGAGGCCGATAATAATATTCGTTAACGTTCGTTCTGTCTATGCAGATGAGGAAGAAGGCAACCGAGAGcggtaaaaagaaaaaaaaacaccgcccgaacagggacttGAACCCTGGACCCTCAGATTAAAAAGTctgatgctctaccgactgagctatccGGGCTCTGACTGGCAGAGAAAGTGGAAAGATTTTGATTTTTGAAAAGTCGTAGGGTAGATCACGTCTCGACTTGCTCGGAAAGCGACTATTGTTTCTGTGTTGCTCAGCTCAAGGGCTCGGGGGCACTTTTTCAACCCCATAGCTAACGTTACTGTAAGGGTATTGCAGGCAGCATCGTAACGTTTATAACACAGATTAATAGAGTTTTGGTTTTACCCACAGGTGAATATCGTATCTTTGGTTATACTAACGTTAATTTAGCTAGTTACTGTAGCTACATCATAGCTCGCTAGTGTTCCATTTCTTTCTGTGGTCGGCTAACCTAGTACCGGCGCAAAGATACACTATTGGCAATGTGTACGTGTTGATAATAATACCCTACCGATGCAAAGATACACCATTGGCCATTTGTAAGTGTCAATGTGCACGGAAAAGCTATTGTCAGCCTCTGTGTTGTTCCTTTAATCTTCATTTATTGGCAATTCATTGTTTTCCTCTGATCAACATACGTCATTTATTAACGTCATTAACGTGAGCAAAAATAAAATGAGACTAATGCATCGTGGCAGTTATTTTTTGTCTTGTCCAAGTTTAGGACGTGAAAGACCGACGTGTTGATCCGAttaaaggaaaaaaaaaaaagtatacagGCCCCAGCGAGATTTGAACTCGCGACCCCTGGTTTACAAGACCAGTGCTCTAACCCCTGAGCTATGGAGCCCTGTTCTGTTGAGCCTGAAACGCAGACTGTTTTTGACTGTGGCATAGATAGTTTTTCATTAGAGTTCTATTAGCATTCTGAAACCATATATGGTTGCTTGCAAAGACCTCAATTGATCGATTTAATTTTATTGGTAAAACATCCTTATATCAGTATTTTAAATCAACACGATAAAGACAACAAAAAATATCCTGCATTCTGACTTGCAATGTGTTTTCAACTTCAACCACTAGATGGCGTCAAAGAACGACATTTGTCAACAAGCCTTTCAGGAGTTGTTTGTAGCCTGTCATTTGTTGCGCTCAAGTggataattaagcaataaggggCCCCGAGGGGGTGGTATATGACCAAAATCCGCTGTCCCTGTacaacgcaacgcggagtgcctggatacagcccttagccgtggtatactggttcccaacataattgcaaattagtcttccaaatggacaatgacaccaagcatacttacaaagttgtggcaaaatggctaaaggacaacaaagtcaaggtattggtgtggccatcacaaagccctgacctcaatcctatagaaaatgtgtgggcagaactgaaaaagcatgtgcgagcaaggaggcctacaaacctgactcagttacaccagctctgtcaggaggaatgggccaaaattcaccaaacttattgtgggaagcttgtagaaggctacccaaaatgctTGACCCAAGTTTTGAACAATTTGAaggcaaccaaatactaattgagtgtatgtaaacttctggcccactgggaatgtgatgaaggaaataaaagattaaataaatcagtatctctactaatattctgacattttcacattcttaaaataaagttgtgatcctaactgacataaaacaggggatttttactcggattaaatgtcaggaattgtgaaaatgtatttggctaaggtgtatgtaaacttctgacttcaactgtatatacaagtAAAATAACACAGAATGGACACACAAATAAATACACCTGCAGTTGGCATAGCCTGTAAGGCAACACTATACCTTGCTATTTTTGTGTTTGCCAATGCATTTACAATTTGGGATAACTTCAGGGCAGATCTGCACCAGTGGCGTACTACTACTTTGGGAAATCAATGCACATGACGGGCTTGCTATAGACAGCCTCCTATGGCTTTGGGCGTGGTATAGAAATAGAACGGAGGGCCTCCTATGGCTTTGGGCGTGGTATAGAAATAGAACGGAGGTACCAGCCTCCTATGGCTTTGGGCGTGGTATAGAAATAGAACGGAGGTACCAGCCTGGCCGTGGTATAGAAATCAGGTACCAGCCTCCTTGCGTTAAGGCGTGGTATAGAAATAGAACGGAACCAGCCTCCTATGGCTTTGGGCGTGGTATAGAAATAGAACGGAGGTACCAGCCTCCTATGGCTTTGGGCGTGGTATAGAAATAGAACGAGGTACCAGCCTCCTATGGCTTTGGGCGTGGTATAGAACAGAACGGAGGTACCAGCCTCCTATGGCTTTGGGCGTGGTATAGAAATGGGAACAGGTACCAGCCTCCTATGGCTTTGAGCGTGGTATTTGCTCTGGAAAATTCAGTTTCGGAATACAGAGACGGATACGTATGGTTAGCCAGAGGACATCAAATATCCAATATTTGCTCTGGAAAACTGAATCAATGGAACTCGAATTCGATATCCAATAAATACGCGCaggaatttaattgaattgtatTTTATGGATTTATGAAAAGGCGTATTTTTTTTCCATCACTAAAGCCACTTGAGGATTGTAAATGAGAAACATGCGTGTGGAAGACGGGCGGATAGTTAGTCTTGGTTTTGAACCCATTTCTAAAACCAAGCCTCCAACGCAACGAACGTAAGTAACTAGTGAATAGGTCAACAATATATGTGATTTTCAAATACCAATAAAATGCTGCATTTGTTGTTTGCGTTTTGATTGTGTTTATAAAAAAGGACTAGCCCGTGCGTAAACATGCGATCCAAATGATCCATGATCACAATACATCATAATCACTTCTATCATAACAAGTCGCCTTTCTCTGAACTTGGACAAGtcaatagagaggctataaaacACCTATATAGATACCGGAACGTTTTCCTATTGAATGGGTTCTTTCTTGTGCTCAGCCTAGGTAGTTGTGTACAGTAATTGACACAATTGGTTTACTTGTAGCCTAATGTAGCCCATCTCCCACCCGTGGGACGATACATAGTTACAGTAATGATATGTAATAAACATGTTCAATAGGCCGACTGTACCGTTTCTAGGAAAATGACGCGATGATTAGCCAATGATCACAAAGAGCTGAGTAATCGCCCACAAACATGTTGTGCCTGGTAGTGAATGAAATTGTATTGTACTGAATGCAACTGTACACCCAATCCGTTCTCTCTGCGTAGCATATACCTGTCCAGCCGGTTTCAAAGATTTGTGAAAGCTCGATCCGGGAGTTACGGGTATTGGTAGGTAGGTCTATTACGAGAGGGGTGTTGGATGTCAGTTTGGAACAGTTCAGCACACGACGCCCCAACGACTGGAACGGGAGCTCCTTTCTCTCGCCACTCAAGAAGTGTAGCTTGGTCTCGCCACTTGCGCAACAAGTGACTCTGCCAAAAGGATTTATAAGAATCAGTCGGACACATTTAGTTTCTTTATGCTAGAACGTGACTGAAAAGCAAGTCTTTCAACGAGAATAACAGGAGcactctctctccgtttctttgCCTGTCCACGGTTCATGAAGGCATCACAACCGGGTATAAAATCAGATTTCTCCGTGTTCGACCATGAAAGTGACACGGATGTTTGTGCCCAGATGCTGCGCTCCTTCACATTAGGACGTCGCCGGATGACTAAATGTAAGATCCTCTTTGTTCATTTAGGGAGACCTGTATTTTGTGTAGATATCACCTAGCTTCAAGCCCATATAACTTAGAAACTACGGTACTTCGTGTAGGCTAGATTGAGCCAAGTGATGTTGGAATCAGTGATGAGACATCGATCCTCGTTTCTACTACTTTGTAGCCAAATCTAAATGAACAAAAGTCTAGCCTGGTTCCGGATGTAAACACAACGTCGCGCCTTCTTTTAAAATAATGGTTGCTAACAGAGGAGTATTTTCTCACTTCTCTTTCCAGGGCCACCATGCTCCATGCGTCCGCTGTGGTCGTGTGGGAATGGCTCAACGAACACGGGCGGTGGCGGCCCTACAGCCCGACCGTCTCCCACCACATCGAGGCGGTGATACGAAGCGATCCCCGTGGTGGGAGCGTCGTGCTAGGCCAAGTCGACAACCGCCTCTCGCCCTACATCCTAGACCTGCAGTCGATGCACCAGTTCAGGCAGGACACAGGTAAGAAGACGAGAGCTGAGAGGTGGGaatggctgttgttgttgtggggaTGCCAATGTGGTGTTTTTACGCGCCTGGTGTTGTTTGTGTAAGGCACgtggatgtatataggtggagaacgtttgtgaaacagcacagtttaaaatatatggcacatagaaatcaaaactggatggtcttAAGAGAGACGGGAAACCACGtgcttgatgtatttgataccattccacgtattctgctccagtcattaccaccagccagttctccccaattaaggtcccgccaacctcctgtgatgtcagtagagtgtctctgtgtctcggtcTGTCCAGAGTGGATATATTGTTATAGACAAAGTCCTATCAGTATTCTTACTTCTACATAGGCAATTTTAAACATCTTAGGCTCAGTTATCAGTCTGTTCTGGTTTTTACTTCAAGTTATTCGTTTTGCATGTGGTTCAACTAATAGACTGCTTCACCACTGGGGTGGAGCTTAAAGCTCACAGCTTGGTTCCATTCCGTCATAGAATGAGAATTAAGAATGAATTACAATCAGTTCCATATTCCTACTGGGTCCCCGGAGTTAAACCCTCCACTTGCATGTCAGATAGAATGGGGTGAAAGTGGGATGACCTACGACAGCTGTACCACAGAGCCTTGGCCTCTCTTACGAGAGACATTCTTCCCGTAGTCCCGAACCCAACGCACGCAGCTGCTGTGTGGGGACTGACACTGGGTGATAAGCAGGGAGCGAGAGAAAAagggcaccctatttcctacataatgcactagttttagtcaaaagtagtgcactacaaagggaatagggtgctctttGTGACAGATACAGAGTGTAAGGGAAAGCAGAGAGAATGTGATATTTCAAGGCTTAAACAGCAGAGAATCTGAGAATCCGCCTCCGtagctcccctcctcctcctctatagtCTCAGCCACACTGTCTCCTGTTAATGTCTTTAGTCTTGTCTTTAGTTTTGTCAATAGGCCAGATCTGTAGGGGCCAGTGGTGACAGAGGCTCGGGAcgtgggagaggggagatggaaggagggatagaaagagagggggatagaaa comes from Oncorhynchus gorbuscha isolate QuinsamMale2020 ecotype Even-year unplaced genomic scaffold, OgorEven_v1.0 Un_scaffold_4362, whole genome shotgun sequence and encodes:
- the LOC124028525 gene encoding E3 ubiquitin-protein ligase DTX4-like, translating into MRNMRVEDGRIVSLGFEPISKTKPPTQRTATMLHASAVVVWEWLNEHGRWRPYSPTVSHHIEAVIRSDPRGGSVVLGQVDNRLSPYILDLQSMHQFRQDTGKKTRAERWEWLLLLWGCQCGVFTRLVLFV